Proteins from a genomic interval of Nasonia vitripennis strain AsymCx chromosome 3, Nvit_psr_1.1, whole genome shotgun sequence:
- the Nedd4 gene encoding neural precursor cell expressed, developmentally down-regulated 4 isoform X2 — translation MAEENVYGYNPTVGADGNDREEATSRLRLRVLAGHNLARKDIFGASDPYVRLELNTINGNETVDAVLTKTKKKTLNPKWSEEFIFRVKPLEHKLVLQVFDENRLTRDDFLGMVELTLNSLPKEQEGRTIPNKQYILRPRNTNQRSKVKGTLEIYHAYVSDSNGAIDNGDADAASDSGGWELLDQPTPTSNLTPEEQPAEVTSIGPLPPGWEERQDANGRTYYVNHIARFTQWDRPTVANVMPTGGVTQEQRNLDTAATEFQRRFHISVDDAESRQRTSGISITPDGEMSPEVDDECEGRNLRERVTDNASGAPGDSINRPDNEADHENQNDDNVDSPAGSRRSSEQMIIESPKPVNDEGLPPGWSMQLAPNGRMFFIDHNERATTWVDPRTGRPSSIPWHNVPSATPRSDIDQLGPLPEGWEERVHSDGRIFFIDHNTRTTQWEDPRMSNPQIAGPAVPYSRDYKRKYEYLKSQLRKPNNVPNKFEIKVGRNNILEDSYRIISSVNRVEILKTKLWVEFEGEVGLDYGGLAREWFFLLSKEMFNPYYGLFEYSAMDNYTLQINPFSGVCNEEHLNYFKFIGRIAGMAVYHGKLLDAFFIRPFYKMMLSKTIDLKDMESVDTEYYNSLLWIKENDPSELELTFCVDEESFGHTSQRELKTNGANVPVTNENKDEYISLVIQWRFVSRVQEQMNAFLEGFNALVPLTLVKIFDENELELLMCGIQHIDVKDWKQNTLYKGDYHANHITVQWFWRVVLSFNNEMRARLLQFVTGTSRVPMNGFKELYGSNGPQLFTIEKWGTPDNYPRAHTCFNRIDLPPYESYQQLRDKLIKAIEGSQGFAGVD, via the exons ATGGCAGAGGAAAATGTCTACGGCTACAATCCGACAGTCGGCGCCGACGGGAACGAC AGAGAAGAGGCTACAAGCAGGTTGAGGTTGAGGGTACTCGCAGGCCATAATCTAGCTAGGAAGGACATATTTGGAGCCAGCGATCCCTATGTTCGCTTAGAGTTAAATACCATCAATGGCAATGAGACTGTGGATGCTGTACTTacaaagacgaagaagaaaacTCTAAACCCAAAATGGTCCGAAGAATTTATATTCAGA GTTAAACCTCTGGAGCACAAATTGGTATTGCAAGTATTCGATGAGAATAGATTAACAAGAGATGATTTTCTTGGAATGGTAGAACTGACTTTAAACAGCTTGCCAAAAGAACAGGAAGGCCGAACCATTCCCAATAAACAATACATTCTTCGCCCCAGAAA TACAAATCAAAGATCCAAAGTTAAAGGAACTTTGGAAATATATCATGCCTATGTATCAGATTCAAATGGTGCCATTGACAACGGCGATGCTGATGCAGCATCCGATTCTGGAGGATGGGAACTTTTGGACCAACCGACACCAACTTCTAATCTCACACCAGAAGAGCAACCTGCTgag gTGACATCGATTGGTCCACTACCTCCAGGATGGGAAGAGAGACAAGATGCCAATGGAAGAACGTATTATGTTAATCATATAGCAAGATTTACACAATGGGATCGACCAACTGTGGC GAATGTTATGCCAACTGGAGGTGTAACACAAGAACAACGAAACCTGGATACTGCTGCAACAGAATTTCAAAGACGATTCCACATTAGTGTGGATGATGCAGAAAGTAGACAAAGAACTTCTGGTATCAGCATTACGCCG GATGGTGAAATGTCTCCGGAGGTGGATGACGAATGTGAGGGTAGAAATCTAAGGGAGAGGGTAACAGATAATGCATCTGGCGCCCCTGGAGATTCAATCAATCGACCTGATAATGAGGCTGATCATGAGAATCAG AACGATGACAATGTAGATAGTCCAGCTGGTTCTAGAAGATCATCTGAACAG ATGATAATCGAGAGTCCAAAGCCAGTAAACGACGAAGGTCTACCTCCAGGCTGGAGTATGCAGTTGGCTCCGAATGGCCGAATGTTCTTCATCGATCACAATGAGAGAGCTACGACGTGGGTTGATCCAAGAACAGGCAGACCAAGCTCAATACCCTGGCACAATGTGCCTTCGGCGACACCAAGGAGTGACATTGACCAACTGGGACCGTTGCCTGAGGGGTGGGAGGAAAGGGTACATTCTGATGGCAGAATTTTCTTCATTGATCACA ATACAAGAACAACCCAATGGGAAGATCCTCGAATGTCAAATCCTCAAATTGCAGGACCA GCCGTTCCATATTCTAGAGATTATAAGCGTAAATATGAATACTTGAAATCTCAATTAAGAAAACCA AACAACGTCCCGAATAAATTCGAAATCAAAGTTGGCCGAAACAACATTCTGGAAGATTCATATCGTATTATTAGTTCTGTAAATAGGGTTGAAATTCTTAAAACGAAATTGTGGGTTGAGTTTGAGGGTGAAGTTGGCCTTGATTATGGTGGCCTAGCGCGTGAATGGTTCTTTTTATTATCCAAAGAGATGTTCAACCCATACTATGGCTTATTTGAATACTCAGCAAT GGATAATTATACCTTACAAATCAACCCATTTTCGGGAGTGTGCAATGAAGAACatttgaattatttcaaattcatCGGACGTATAGCCGGCATGGCTGTATATCACGGAAAACTGTTAGATG CCTTTTTCATACGACCATTCTATAAGATGATGCTGAGCAAGACAATCGATCTAAAGGATATGGAGAGCGTAGATACTGAGTACTACAATTCTCTGCTATGGATTAAGGAGAATGATCCAAGCGAGCTTGAGTTGACATTCTGCGTTGATGAAGAATCTTTCGGTCACACGTCTCAACGCGAGCTCAAGACCAACGGCGCTAATGTACCAGTGACcaatgaaaataaagacgAATATATAAGTCTGGTGATACAGTGGCGTTTTGTATCGCGTGTCCAGGAGCAAATGAATGCCTTCCTCGAGGGCTTCAATGCCCTGGTGCCTTTGACCCTCGTCAAGATCTTCGATGAGAACGAGCTTGAACTTCTCATGTGCGGCATCCAACACATCGACGTCAAGGACTGGAAACAGAATACCTTGTACAAGGGTGACTATCACGCAAACCACATAACCGTCCAGTGGTTTTGGAGGGTGGTGCTGTCATTCAATAATGAAATGCGTGCGAGATTACTGCAGTTCGTTACAGGCACGTCGCGAGTGCCCATGAATGGTTTTAAGGAGCTTTATGGCAGCAACGGACCGCAGCTTTTTACTATTGAAAAGTGGGGCACACCCGACAACTATCCTCGGGCCCATACTTG TTTCAATCGCATCGATCTGCCGCCCTACGAGAGTTACCAACAACTCAGGGACAAGCTAATCAAAGCGATCGAGGGCTCGCAAGGATTTGCTGGGGTGGATTAG
- the Nedd4 gene encoding neural precursor cell expressed, developmentally down-regulated 4 isoform X1 translates to MPGTLTYPMYACVEPPQPRRRAHSWTHHHRLSYNQQNAEHNTRPTRVSLAHPPVREEATSRLRLRVLAGHNLARKDIFGASDPYVRLELNTINGNETVDAVLTKTKKKTLNPKWSEEFIFRVKPLEHKLVLQVFDENRLTRDDFLGMVELTLNSLPKEQEGRTIPNKQYILRPRNTNQRSKVKGTLEIYHAYVSDSNGAIDNGDADAASDSGGWELLDQPTPTSNLTPEEQPAEVTSIGPLPPGWEERQDANGRTYYVNHIARFTQWDRPTVANVMPTGGVTQEQRNLDTAATEFQRRFHISVDDAESRQRTSGISITPDGEMSPEVDDECEGRNLRERVTDNASGAPGDSINRPDNEADHENQNDDNVDSPAGSRRSSEQMIIESPKPVNDEGLPPGWSMQLAPNGRMFFIDHNERATTWVDPRTGRPSSIPWHNVPSATPRSDIDQLGPLPEGWEERVHSDGRIFFIDHNTRTTQWEDPRMSNPQIAGPAVPYSRDYKRKYEYLKSQLRKPNNVPNKFEIKVGRNNILEDSYRIISSVNRVEILKTKLWVEFEGEVGLDYGGLAREWFFLLSKEMFNPYYGLFEYSAMDNYTLQINPFSGVCNEEHLNYFKFIGRIAGMAVYHGKLLDAFFIRPFYKMMLSKTIDLKDMESVDTEYYNSLLWIKENDPSELELTFCVDEESFGHTSQRELKTNGANVPVTNENKDEYISLVIQWRFVSRVQEQMNAFLEGFNALVPLTLVKIFDENELELLMCGIQHIDVKDWKQNTLYKGDYHANHITVQWFWRVVLSFNNEMRARLLQFVTGTSRVPMNGFKELYGSNGPQLFTIEKWGTPDNYPRAHTCFNRIDLPPYESYQQLRDKLIKAIEGSQGFAGVD, encoded by the exons ATGCCAGGTACCTTGACATATCCAATGTACGCTTGCGTGGAACCACCTCAACCCAGACGCAGAGCTCACTCATGGACCCATCACCATCGCCTATCATATAATCAGCAGAATGCTGAGCACAACACTAGACCTACCAGAGTCTCGTTAGCCCATCCTCCTGTA AGAGAAGAGGCTACAAGCAGGTTGAGGTTGAGGGTACTCGCAGGCCATAATCTAGCTAGGAAGGACATATTTGGAGCCAGCGATCCCTATGTTCGCTTAGAGTTAAATACCATCAATGGCAATGAGACTGTGGATGCTGTACTTacaaagacgaagaagaaaacTCTAAACCCAAAATGGTCCGAAGAATTTATATTCAGA GTTAAACCTCTGGAGCACAAATTGGTATTGCAAGTATTCGATGAGAATAGATTAACAAGAGATGATTTTCTTGGAATGGTAGAACTGACTTTAAACAGCTTGCCAAAAGAACAGGAAGGCCGAACCATTCCCAATAAACAATACATTCTTCGCCCCAGAAA TACAAATCAAAGATCCAAAGTTAAAGGAACTTTGGAAATATATCATGCCTATGTATCAGATTCAAATGGTGCCATTGACAACGGCGATGCTGATGCAGCATCCGATTCTGGAGGATGGGAACTTTTGGACCAACCGACACCAACTTCTAATCTCACACCAGAAGAGCAACCTGCTgag gTGACATCGATTGGTCCACTACCTCCAGGATGGGAAGAGAGACAAGATGCCAATGGAAGAACGTATTATGTTAATCATATAGCAAGATTTACACAATGGGATCGACCAACTGTGGC GAATGTTATGCCAACTGGAGGTGTAACACAAGAACAACGAAACCTGGATACTGCTGCAACAGAATTTCAAAGACGATTCCACATTAGTGTGGATGATGCAGAAAGTAGACAAAGAACTTCTGGTATCAGCATTACGCCG GATGGTGAAATGTCTCCGGAGGTGGATGACGAATGTGAGGGTAGAAATCTAAGGGAGAGGGTAACAGATAATGCATCTGGCGCCCCTGGAGATTCAATCAATCGACCTGATAATGAGGCTGATCATGAGAATCAG AACGATGACAATGTAGATAGTCCAGCTGGTTCTAGAAGATCATCTGAACAG ATGATAATCGAGAGTCCAAAGCCAGTAAACGACGAAGGTCTACCTCCAGGCTGGAGTATGCAGTTGGCTCCGAATGGCCGAATGTTCTTCATCGATCACAATGAGAGAGCTACGACGTGGGTTGATCCAAGAACAGGCAGACCAAGCTCAATACCCTGGCACAATGTGCCTTCGGCGACACCAAGGAGTGACATTGACCAACTGGGACCGTTGCCTGAGGGGTGGGAGGAAAGGGTACATTCTGATGGCAGAATTTTCTTCATTGATCACA ATACAAGAACAACCCAATGGGAAGATCCTCGAATGTCAAATCCTCAAATTGCAGGACCA GCCGTTCCATATTCTAGAGATTATAAGCGTAAATATGAATACTTGAAATCTCAATTAAGAAAACCA AACAACGTCCCGAATAAATTCGAAATCAAAGTTGGCCGAAACAACATTCTGGAAGATTCATATCGTATTATTAGTTCTGTAAATAGGGTTGAAATTCTTAAAACGAAATTGTGGGTTGAGTTTGAGGGTGAAGTTGGCCTTGATTATGGTGGCCTAGCGCGTGAATGGTTCTTTTTATTATCCAAAGAGATGTTCAACCCATACTATGGCTTATTTGAATACTCAGCAAT GGATAATTATACCTTACAAATCAACCCATTTTCGGGAGTGTGCAATGAAGAACatttgaattatttcaaattcatCGGACGTATAGCCGGCATGGCTGTATATCACGGAAAACTGTTAGATG CCTTTTTCATACGACCATTCTATAAGATGATGCTGAGCAAGACAATCGATCTAAAGGATATGGAGAGCGTAGATACTGAGTACTACAATTCTCTGCTATGGATTAAGGAGAATGATCCAAGCGAGCTTGAGTTGACATTCTGCGTTGATGAAGAATCTTTCGGTCACACGTCTCAACGCGAGCTCAAGACCAACGGCGCTAATGTACCAGTGACcaatgaaaataaagacgAATATATAAGTCTGGTGATACAGTGGCGTTTTGTATCGCGTGTCCAGGAGCAAATGAATGCCTTCCTCGAGGGCTTCAATGCCCTGGTGCCTTTGACCCTCGTCAAGATCTTCGATGAGAACGAGCTTGAACTTCTCATGTGCGGCATCCAACACATCGACGTCAAGGACTGGAAACAGAATACCTTGTACAAGGGTGACTATCACGCAAACCACATAACCGTCCAGTGGTTTTGGAGGGTGGTGCTGTCATTCAATAATGAAATGCGTGCGAGATTACTGCAGTTCGTTACAGGCACGTCGCGAGTGCCCATGAATGGTTTTAAGGAGCTTTATGGCAGCAACGGACCGCAGCTTTTTACTATTGAAAAGTGGGGCACACCCGACAACTATCCTCGGGCCCATACTTG TTTCAATCGCATCGATCTGCCGCCCTACGAGAGTTACCAACAACTCAGGGACAAGCTAATCAAAGCGATCGAGGGCTCGCAAGGATTTGCTGGGGTGGATTAG
- the Nedd4 gene encoding neural precursor cell expressed, developmentally down-regulated 4 isoform X3, whose protein sequence is MPGTLTYPMYACVEPPQPRRRAHSWTHHHRLSYNQQNAEHNTRPTRVSLAHPPVREEATSRLRLRVLAGHNLARKDIFGASDPYVRLELNTINGNETVDAVLTKTKKKTLNPKWSEEFIFRVKPLEHKLVLQVFDENRLTRDDFLGMVELTLNSLPKEQEGRTIPNKQYILRPRNTNQRSKVKGTLEIYHAYVSDSNGAIDNGDADAASDSGGWELLDQPTPTSNLTPEEQPAEVTSIGPLPPGWEERQDANGRTYYVNHIARFTQWDRPTVANVMPTGGVTQEQRNLDTAATEFQRRFHISVDDAESRQRTSGISITPNDDNVDSPAGSRRSSEQMIIESPKPVNDEGLPPGWSMQLAPNGRMFFIDHNERATTWVDPRTGRPSSIPWHNVPSATPRSDIDQLGPLPEGWEERVHSDGRIFFIDHNTRTTQWEDPRMSNPQIAGPAVPYSRDYKRKYEYLKSQLRKPNNVPNKFEIKVGRNNILEDSYRIISSVNRVEILKTKLWVEFEGEVGLDYGGLAREWFFLLSKEMFNPYYGLFEYSAMDNYTLQINPFSGVCNEEHLNYFKFIGRIAGMAVYHGKLLDAFFIRPFYKMMLSKTIDLKDMESVDTEYYNSLLWIKENDPSELELTFCVDEESFGHTSQRELKTNGANVPVTNENKDEYISLVIQWRFVSRVQEQMNAFLEGFNALVPLTLVKIFDENELELLMCGIQHIDVKDWKQNTLYKGDYHANHITVQWFWRVVLSFNNEMRARLLQFVTGTSRVPMNGFKELYGSNGPQLFTIEKWGTPDNYPRAHTCFNRIDLPPYESYQQLRDKLIKAIEGSQGFAGVD, encoded by the exons ATGCCAGGTACCTTGACATATCCAATGTACGCTTGCGTGGAACCACCTCAACCCAGACGCAGAGCTCACTCATGGACCCATCACCATCGCCTATCATATAATCAGCAGAATGCTGAGCACAACACTAGACCTACCAGAGTCTCGTTAGCCCATCCTCCTGTA AGAGAAGAGGCTACAAGCAGGTTGAGGTTGAGGGTACTCGCAGGCCATAATCTAGCTAGGAAGGACATATTTGGAGCCAGCGATCCCTATGTTCGCTTAGAGTTAAATACCATCAATGGCAATGAGACTGTGGATGCTGTACTTacaaagacgaagaagaaaacTCTAAACCCAAAATGGTCCGAAGAATTTATATTCAGA GTTAAACCTCTGGAGCACAAATTGGTATTGCAAGTATTCGATGAGAATAGATTAACAAGAGATGATTTTCTTGGAATGGTAGAACTGACTTTAAACAGCTTGCCAAAAGAACAGGAAGGCCGAACCATTCCCAATAAACAATACATTCTTCGCCCCAGAAA TACAAATCAAAGATCCAAAGTTAAAGGAACTTTGGAAATATATCATGCCTATGTATCAGATTCAAATGGTGCCATTGACAACGGCGATGCTGATGCAGCATCCGATTCTGGAGGATGGGAACTTTTGGACCAACCGACACCAACTTCTAATCTCACACCAGAAGAGCAACCTGCTgag gTGACATCGATTGGTCCACTACCTCCAGGATGGGAAGAGAGACAAGATGCCAATGGAAGAACGTATTATGTTAATCATATAGCAAGATTTACACAATGGGATCGACCAACTGTGGC GAATGTTATGCCAACTGGAGGTGTAACACAAGAACAACGAAACCTGGATACTGCTGCAACAGAATTTCAAAGACGATTCCACATTAGTGTGGATGATGCAGAAAGTAGACAAAGAACTTCTGGTATCAGCATTACGCCG AACGATGACAATGTAGATAGTCCAGCTGGTTCTAGAAGATCATCTGAACAG ATGATAATCGAGAGTCCAAAGCCAGTAAACGACGAAGGTCTACCTCCAGGCTGGAGTATGCAGTTGGCTCCGAATGGCCGAATGTTCTTCATCGATCACAATGAGAGAGCTACGACGTGGGTTGATCCAAGAACAGGCAGACCAAGCTCAATACCCTGGCACAATGTGCCTTCGGCGACACCAAGGAGTGACATTGACCAACTGGGACCGTTGCCTGAGGGGTGGGAGGAAAGGGTACATTCTGATGGCAGAATTTTCTTCATTGATCACA ATACAAGAACAACCCAATGGGAAGATCCTCGAATGTCAAATCCTCAAATTGCAGGACCA GCCGTTCCATATTCTAGAGATTATAAGCGTAAATATGAATACTTGAAATCTCAATTAAGAAAACCA AACAACGTCCCGAATAAATTCGAAATCAAAGTTGGCCGAAACAACATTCTGGAAGATTCATATCGTATTATTAGTTCTGTAAATAGGGTTGAAATTCTTAAAACGAAATTGTGGGTTGAGTTTGAGGGTGAAGTTGGCCTTGATTATGGTGGCCTAGCGCGTGAATGGTTCTTTTTATTATCCAAAGAGATGTTCAACCCATACTATGGCTTATTTGAATACTCAGCAAT GGATAATTATACCTTACAAATCAACCCATTTTCGGGAGTGTGCAATGAAGAACatttgaattatttcaaattcatCGGACGTATAGCCGGCATGGCTGTATATCACGGAAAACTGTTAGATG CCTTTTTCATACGACCATTCTATAAGATGATGCTGAGCAAGACAATCGATCTAAAGGATATGGAGAGCGTAGATACTGAGTACTACAATTCTCTGCTATGGATTAAGGAGAATGATCCAAGCGAGCTTGAGTTGACATTCTGCGTTGATGAAGAATCTTTCGGTCACACGTCTCAACGCGAGCTCAAGACCAACGGCGCTAATGTACCAGTGACcaatgaaaataaagacgAATATATAAGTCTGGTGATACAGTGGCGTTTTGTATCGCGTGTCCAGGAGCAAATGAATGCCTTCCTCGAGGGCTTCAATGCCCTGGTGCCTTTGACCCTCGTCAAGATCTTCGATGAGAACGAGCTTGAACTTCTCATGTGCGGCATCCAACACATCGACGTCAAGGACTGGAAACAGAATACCTTGTACAAGGGTGACTATCACGCAAACCACATAACCGTCCAGTGGTTTTGGAGGGTGGTGCTGTCATTCAATAATGAAATGCGTGCGAGATTACTGCAGTTCGTTACAGGCACGTCGCGAGTGCCCATGAATGGTTTTAAGGAGCTTTATGGCAGCAACGGACCGCAGCTTTTTACTATTGAAAAGTGGGGCACACCCGACAACTATCCTCGGGCCCATACTTG TTTCAATCGCATCGATCTGCCGCCCTACGAGAGTTACCAACAACTCAGGGACAAGCTAATCAAAGCGATCGAGGGCTCGCAAGGATTTGCTGGGGTGGATTAG
- the Nedd4 gene encoding neural precursor cell expressed, developmentally down-regulated 4 isoform X4: MAEENVYGYNPTVGADGNDREEATSRLRLRVLAGHNLARKDIFGASDPYVRLELNTINGNETVDAVLTKTKKKTLNPKWSEEFIFRVKPLEHKLVLQVFDENRLTRDDFLGMVELTLNSLPKEQEGRTIPNKQYILRPRNTNQRSKVKGTLEIYHAYVSDSNGAIDNGDADAASDSGGWELLDQPTPTSNLTPEEQPAEVTSIGPLPPGWEERQDANGRTYYVNHIARFTQWDRPTVANVMPTGGVTQEQRNLDTAATEFQRRFHISVDDAESRQRTSGISITPNDDNVDSPAGSRRSSEQMIIESPKPVNDEGLPPGWSMQLAPNGRMFFIDHNERATTWVDPRTGRPSSIPWHNVPSATPRSDIDQLGPLPEGWEERVHSDGRIFFIDHNTRTTQWEDPRMSNPQIAGPAVPYSRDYKRKYEYLKSQLRKPNNVPNKFEIKVGRNNILEDSYRIISSVNRVEILKTKLWVEFEGEVGLDYGGLAREWFFLLSKEMFNPYYGLFEYSAMDNYTLQINPFSGVCNEEHLNYFKFIGRIAGMAVYHGKLLDAFFIRPFYKMMLSKTIDLKDMESVDTEYYNSLLWIKENDPSELELTFCVDEESFGHTSQRELKTNGANVPVTNENKDEYISLVIQWRFVSRVQEQMNAFLEGFNALVPLTLVKIFDENELELLMCGIQHIDVKDWKQNTLYKGDYHANHITVQWFWRVVLSFNNEMRARLLQFVTGTSRVPMNGFKELYGSNGPQLFTIEKWGTPDNYPRAHTCFNRIDLPPYESYQQLRDKLIKAIEGSQGFAGVD, from the exons ATGGCAGAGGAAAATGTCTACGGCTACAATCCGACAGTCGGCGCCGACGGGAACGAC AGAGAAGAGGCTACAAGCAGGTTGAGGTTGAGGGTACTCGCAGGCCATAATCTAGCTAGGAAGGACATATTTGGAGCCAGCGATCCCTATGTTCGCTTAGAGTTAAATACCATCAATGGCAATGAGACTGTGGATGCTGTACTTacaaagacgaagaagaaaacTCTAAACCCAAAATGGTCCGAAGAATTTATATTCAGA GTTAAACCTCTGGAGCACAAATTGGTATTGCAAGTATTCGATGAGAATAGATTAACAAGAGATGATTTTCTTGGAATGGTAGAACTGACTTTAAACAGCTTGCCAAAAGAACAGGAAGGCCGAACCATTCCCAATAAACAATACATTCTTCGCCCCAGAAA TACAAATCAAAGATCCAAAGTTAAAGGAACTTTGGAAATATATCATGCCTATGTATCAGATTCAAATGGTGCCATTGACAACGGCGATGCTGATGCAGCATCCGATTCTGGAGGATGGGAACTTTTGGACCAACCGACACCAACTTCTAATCTCACACCAGAAGAGCAACCTGCTgag gTGACATCGATTGGTCCACTACCTCCAGGATGGGAAGAGAGACAAGATGCCAATGGAAGAACGTATTATGTTAATCATATAGCAAGATTTACACAATGGGATCGACCAACTGTGGC GAATGTTATGCCAACTGGAGGTGTAACACAAGAACAACGAAACCTGGATACTGCTGCAACAGAATTTCAAAGACGATTCCACATTAGTGTGGATGATGCAGAAAGTAGACAAAGAACTTCTGGTATCAGCATTACGCCG AACGATGACAATGTAGATAGTCCAGCTGGTTCTAGAAGATCATCTGAACAG ATGATAATCGAGAGTCCAAAGCCAGTAAACGACGAAGGTCTACCTCCAGGCTGGAGTATGCAGTTGGCTCCGAATGGCCGAATGTTCTTCATCGATCACAATGAGAGAGCTACGACGTGGGTTGATCCAAGAACAGGCAGACCAAGCTCAATACCCTGGCACAATGTGCCTTCGGCGACACCAAGGAGTGACATTGACCAACTGGGACCGTTGCCTGAGGGGTGGGAGGAAAGGGTACATTCTGATGGCAGAATTTTCTTCATTGATCACA ATACAAGAACAACCCAATGGGAAGATCCTCGAATGTCAAATCCTCAAATTGCAGGACCA GCCGTTCCATATTCTAGAGATTATAAGCGTAAATATGAATACTTGAAATCTCAATTAAGAAAACCA AACAACGTCCCGAATAAATTCGAAATCAAAGTTGGCCGAAACAACATTCTGGAAGATTCATATCGTATTATTAGTTCTGTAAATAGGGTTGAAATTCTTAAAACGAAATTGTGGGTTGAGTTTGAGGGTGAAGTTGGCCTTGATTATGGTGGCCTAGCGCGTGAATGGTTCTTTTTATTATCCAAAGAGATGTTCAACCCATACTATGGCTTATTTGAATACTCAGCAAT GGATAATTATACCTTACAAATCAACCCATTTTCGGGAGTGTGCAATGAAGAACatttgaattatttcaaattcatCGGACGTATAGCCGGCATGGCTGTATATCACGGAAAACTGTTAGATG CCTTTTTCATACGACCATTCTATAAGATGATGCTGAGCAAGACAATCGATCTAAAGGATATGGAGAGCGTAGATACTGAGTACTACAATTCTCTGCTATGGATTAAGGAGAATGATCCAAGCGAGCTTGAGTTGACATTCTGCGTTGATGAAGAATCTTTCGGTCACACGTCTCAACGCGAGCTCAAGACCAACGGCGCTAATGTACCAGTGACcaatgaaaataaagacgAATATATAAGTCTGGTGATACAGTGGCGTTTTGTATCGCGTGTCCAGGAGCAAATGAATGCCTTCCTCGAGGGCTTCAATGCCCTGGTGCCTTTGACCCTCGTCAAGATCTTCGATGAGAACGAGCTTGAACTTCTCATGTGCGGCATCCAACACATCGACGTCAAGGACTGGAAACAGAATACCTTGTACAAGGGTGACTATCACGCAAACCACATAACCGTCCAGTGGTTTTGGAGGGTGGTGCTGTCATTCAATAATGAAATGCGTGCGAGATTACTGCAGTTCGTTACAGGCACGTCGCGAGTGCCCATGAATGGTTTTAAGGAGCTTTATGGCAGCAACGGACCGCAGCTTTTTACTATTGAAAAGTGGGGCACACCCGACAACTATCCTCGGGCCCATACTTG TTTCAATCGCATCGATCTGCCGCCCTACGAGAGTTACCAACAACTCAGGGACAAGCTAATCAAAGCGATCGAGGGCTCGCAAGGATTTGCTGGGGTGGATTAG